A window of the Pararge aegeria chromosome 2, ilParAegt1.1, whole genome shotgun sequence genome harbors these coding sequences:
- the LOC120633999 gene encoding mid1-interacting protein 1-B has product MKMSFNTDISTKLENSRNSLKKIARNDNTEFSKQSVLNDMEKFVKTVNTMDETVLVPCRLMNLPQEGDDDPFSLFAMLNDLKTELLWAGEAEEQVERGRRISDISDTESDASSAAGDSGIDGEDERESAARSAAACRRHLRGLRYCLRNLTAAAAHLTRSYQEEVGSPV; this is encoded by the coding sequence GAACAGCTTGAAGAAAATTGCGCGAAATGACAACACTGAATTCTCTAAACAGAGTGTCTTGAACGACATGGAGAAGTTCGTCAAAACGGTAAACACCATGGACGAGACGGTGCTGGTGCCATGTCGATTGATGAACCTGCCACAGGAAGGTGACGATGACCCGTTCAGCCTATTCGCTATGCTGAACGATTTGAAGACTGAATTGTTGTGGGCGGGAGAGGCAGAGGAGCAAGTAGAGCGTGGAAGGCGTATTAGTGACATAAGTGACACGGAGAGCGACGCTTCAAGTGCTGCCGGAGACTCTGGAATAGACGGAGAAGACGAAAGGGAATCCGCAGCCAGATCCGCCGCTGCCTGTCGACGTCACCTTAGAGGACTCCGCTACTGTCTACGCAATCTCACTGCAGCCGCAGCACACCTCACAAGATCCTATCAAGAAGAAGTAGGATCACCTGTGTAG